One genomic window of Oncorhynchus clarkii lewisi isolate Uvic-CL-2024 chromosome 5, UVic_Ocla_1.0, whole genome shotgun sequence includes the following:
- the LOC139408625 gene encoding mitochondrial fission process protein 1-like codes for MDQIQEKTSKEVDIYRDTWVRFLGYANEVGEAFRALVPVSAVWATYAVATVYVSADAVDKGKKAAVEHGDNPGKTTKVAVAVVDTFVWQALASVAIPGFTINRVCAASLYLLGRTTRLPLSVRKWTTTAIGLSTIPFIIHPIDRGVDFLLDSSLRKVYGQSAGERHD; via the exons ATGGATCAAATTCAAGAAAAAACAAGCAAGGAGGTCGATATTTATCGTGACACATGGGTCCGCTTCTTAG GCTATGCCAACGAGGTGGGAGAGGCCTTCCGTGCCCTGGTGCCAGTGAGTGCTGTATGGGCCACATATGCAGTTGCCACCGTGTATGTTTCCGCTGATGCTGTGGACAAGGGGAAGAAGGCTGCCGTG GAGCATGGTGACAACCCAGGGAAGACAACCAAGGTGGCTGTAGCAGTGGTGGATACGTTTGTATGGCAGGCCCTGGCCTCGGTCGCTATCCCAGGCTTCACCATCAACCGTGTGTGTGCCGCCTCTCTTTACCTCCTGGGCAGAACCACGCGCCTGCCTCTCTCCGTACGCAAGTGGACCACCACGGCCATCGGCCTCTCCACCATCCCCTTCATCATCCACCCCATCGACAG GGGAGTGGACTTCCTGCTGGACTCCAGCCTGCGTAAGGTCTACGGTCAATCTGCAGGAGAGAGGCACGACTAA